The nucleotide window attaattaaataaaaaaagggcACACATTTCTGTTGGAGGTGTTATTCTTTGTTTGAGGAGCAACAAATTGTATAAGTTTTGtggtgaaataataaaaaataaacgatatcaattgtctaaaataaataaacgacCATGAACAACGGTTTTAGTACAGGTGAGGAGGACTCAAGGGGAGGCCATACAGATCAAACTTGTTGTTTGATTGATGAAAATGAAAGATGCAATAGACCAGCGGGTAATGCCAGCTACAGCAAACGTATACAGAAAACCGTGAAGGACAAACGTTTAAAATTGAGCAGTGATCCAACATCTCAACACATCTACATCTGCGATTTTCATAAAGAACGCATTCAATCGGCACGCTCAAAAAGAAGACGCAAGGAGTCCGAAGATGATAGTAATGATACTGACATCGACCTGCCCGAGGTGCCCGATCTCTATCAATTACAAGTCAATACGTTAAGACGCTACAAACGCCATTATAAATTACAAACACGACCCGGCATGAAAAGAGCCCAACTTGCTGACGTAAGTATCATGAAAATACATATGttgaatcaaattgttttatttgcgcAATGGGACTTCAAGTGAATTGTTAGGTAATAATTAGATTATGTTGCAAATTAATTCGGCACCAGGTTTGttaattctaaaataaaacgaataaatcaTATGTGAATAtgtgaatttgttttaaaaacgaaaTCGCTAGTCGGTTTCGATTTACAGaacaattgaaaaacaatttagaaacaaACTTAAAACTATATCAAAACTTTAGAGatcgaataataatttaatgaaatatttacgaTTTCAGCTGTTAAACGATGTAAATCTGTTCCTCCTCTTATGTCTGATAAAAATACATGCAATTCATTGTATTTTAACGTTGCAAGAGttagatttttatttacgttgttgttgtagcagcataaacaattttacaataatcaaTCTGGGTGTTCTGCATTttgttcaagtccaagaaattgtgctacttcaacgggatgagtccataaatccaaGGGAGGTCAGGGTTCGGAGGTTATATGAATTTGatttacgtctcgtctctatgttaccctatgcctcattatataaaaagaattataaatCCAACGCCCACTTTTCTGTAAATCGAACAAAAGTAAAACGTGTAAATCATGTAGATTCATTTACAGAGCAGGAATATCAATATATACATCTGATGATATTTTTCTTGAGTTCacaaagcttttattaaaaacatcgcaaacaatattaaaaacccCATCATTAAttagttattttctttttctatttcaGACCATCATGAAACATTTCAAAACAATACCCATCAAGGAAAAGGAAATTATTACCTACTTCGTTTATATGGTTAAATCCAATTCGAACAAATTGGATTTAAAAAATGGTATGAGCAATGATACAACTTAAGTTCTAGGATTTTAGGAGCGTCTCTGCAGTAGAAGTACTGGTGCTCtttattatacataaatatatgtatatacatatttttaattaatcataatatggtaacgttttaaataaattctttaaatttaagcaATTGTTACGTTTAAGTCACtcaataatttttgtgtaatattttatataaaaaaaatatttttttttttatttttaccttaAACTTAGATCTAAATGGTTTAAAATACAGCTTTTAACAAAATGAGACAGCtgtaaattaagatttttatcaTGTTTTTATATTCAATCATTTGTATTGaagttttcttatatatttcatacttttttcTGAAATCCGCAAGCATTATGCgtggaaatttaaatattttataggaaaaaaGTATCACATGAAAGAAAGTTAAAGCGATAATAAAAATTGTGGCAATAAACATGATCTTATAAATACTAATgatttaaatgttgtttttatttaaaaaaaattatattaaagtaggatgttataaaaaaaatacaacacgtgtcgaaacaaaatttaattctcAGTAGAATTGCGTTAATGATTTCTAAAAGCTAGCCTATTTGGGAAATGGTTCAAATTGCAAGTTAATTAAAAGCTTGCAAGTTaagtaaaaacaaattcaaactcTTCAATACCCTTCAACAAtgataaatcatttaaaaaagtcaaTGTTTTACAAacgacaaaattattttataaacatttattaaaatcttatagtatttaaataaactacAATAAACTTATAAAACAACTTGTTCCTCTTCTTCAGAATCTGATATTGAGCCTTctgcaaaaagaaaaataataaaatttgtttatttaatatcaaattaaaaaatgtcttcTAACTTTTTCTCGATAGAATTTTTGTTAGCATAAATTTTTTACGGTTTTTATTTAGTAAAACTTACTAGGAGGATTTTTTTGAGCTTTTGTTTTTGTCGGTTTAGGCTGATTTGCTTTacttgtagttttattattgcaCTGTTTACTTTGTCCTATACCATCATTTACGGAATGTTCAAAATTGTTGTCTTCATCACTACTAGTAGCAGATTCCATATTTGCATCATCTTCAGGCATCCATTTAGAATCACTCTGCGATTT belongs to Calliphora vicina chromosome 4, idCalVici1.1, whole genome shotgun sequence and includes:
- the Sap30 gene encoding histone deacetylase complex subunit SAP30 homolog — encoded protein: MNNGFSTGEEDSRGGHTDQTCCLIDENERCNRPAGNASYSKRIQKTVKDKRLKLSSDPTSQHIYICDFHKERIQSARSKRRRKESEDDSNDTDIDLPEVPDLYQLQVNTLRRYKRHYKLQTRPGMKRAQLADTIMKHFKTIPIKEKEIITYFVYMVKSNSNKLDLKNGMSNDTT